From Dermatophagoides farinae isolate YC_2012a chromosome 10, ASM2471394v1, whole genome shotgun sequence, a single genomic window includes:
- the Dcps gene encoding decapping enzyme, scavenger, producing MAQSIQDLLLKRFRSDSFDNDDDNEKCSLDLNLKFERVLRIDSKRKQVCLQCIYDQQPAILILEKNPFDEQLLAKIGNNFSQVVKRGTNLFRNDIYGSYLIDVIFDQLDDNLLLNKIFMSIIHPASPKDIEKYIDHPRRMIAETSDLYERITKPYIDEQVSTPGHLQWLYNVLDGTAETDRIIHSDQDFILAKDMKWNCKQDELSEIEKQGIYLNALVRRRDLHSLRDLNANHLPLLEAIYERGRQAISKRYSIHIDQLRVFIHYQPSFYHVHVHFTHIMNEHHGFQCERSHLLATVIQNIHLMNDYYQKVTLHFPLSDASKLKFD from the exons ATGGCTCAATCCATACAAGATTTACTTTTGAAACGATTTCGTTCTGATTCTttcgacaacgatgatgataatgaaaaatgttcattagatttgaatttaaaatttgaacGTGTACTACGAATTGATTCGAAACGTAAACAAGTCTGTCTACAATGTATTTATGACCAACAACCGGCAATATTGATTCTGGAAAAGAATCCTTTCGATGAACAGCTATTGGCAAAAATTGGTAACAATTTCAG TCAAGTGGTTAAACGTGGCACGAATCTATTCCGAAACGATATCTATGGGTCTTATCTTATTGATGTAATCTTTGACCAGttagatgataatttattgcTCAACAAGATATTCATGTCCATCATTCATCCGGCATCACCGAAAGATATCGAAAAATATATCGACCATCCACGCCGAATGATTGCTGAGACGTCTGATCTGTATGAACGGATCACCAAGCCCTACATTGATGAACAAGTTTCCACACCTGGTCATCTTCAATGGCTTTATAACGTTCTAGACGGCACTGCCGAAACCGATCGAATCATCCATTCGGACCAAGATTTTATATTGGCCAAAGATATGAAATGGAATTGTAAACAAGACGAGTTGtctgaaattgaaaaacaaggCATCTATCTCAACGCATTGGTTCGACGGCGAGATCTCCATAGTCTCAGAGATTTGAATGCTAATCATCTGCCATTGCTTGAAGCCATCTACGAACGAGGGCGTCAAGCCATCTCAAAACGCTATTCTATTCACATCGATCAGTTACGTGTGTTCATCCATTATCAACCTAGTTTCTACCATGTTCATGTACATTTCACTCACATTATGAACGAACATCATGGATTCCAATGTGAACGATCACATCTGTTGGCCACCgtcattcaaaatattcatttgatgaatgattacTATCAAAAAGTTACATTACATTTCCCATTGTCTGATGCATCAAAACtcaaatttgattaa
- the LOC124500264 gene encoding uncharacterized protein LOC124500264, which produces MKYLFCAVFFVVLIAAINAQEEDLAVAESAGAGAVAGGAAGAGAKGGKAGAAGFAAGGKAGAAGFAAGGKKGGFAAGAAGGAAAGAKAGKAGAAGAAGAAFKKGFKKGKFGKMGAAGFNKKFGAVKTFGMAQGFKFGKMGGAFAAGGAAGAAGKKGGKFAAGGAAGFKKGGKAGKAGFAAAGGAKGGKAGKAAAAAGFKKGGAAGAAFKAGKAGKSGGGLIG; this is translated from the exons atgaaatatttattcTGTGCC gTTTTTTTCGTCGTGTTGATTGCTGCCATTAATGCTCAGGAAGAAGATTTAGCCGTTGCTGAATCGGCTGGTGCTGGTGCCGTTGCTGGTGGTGCTGCCGGAGCCGGTGCTAAAGGTGGCAAAG CTGGCGCTGCCGGTTTTGCTGCTGGAGGAAAAGCTGGTGCTGCAGGTTTCGCTGCCGGTGGTAAAAAAGGTGGATTCGCTGCTGGTGCTGCTGGTGGTGCGGCTGCAGGTGCTAAAGCCGGTAAAGCTGGTGCCGCTGGAGCTGCAg gTGCTGCCTTCAAAAAGGGTTTCAAAAAAGGCAAATTCGGTAAAATGGGTGCCGCAggttttaataaaaaattcggCGCAGTAAAAACATTCGGCATGGCTCAAGG atTTAAATTCGGTAAAATGGGTGGTGCTTTTGCTGCTGGTGGTGCCGCTGGAGCTGCTG GTAAAAAAGGTGGCAAATTTGCTGCTGGTGGTGCTGCTGGATTCAAAAAAGGAGGCAAAGCTGGAaag gctggttttgctgctgctggtggAGCAAAAGGTGGAAAAGCCGGAaaagctgctgctgctgccggTTTCAAGAAAGGCGGTGCAGCTGGTGCTGCATTCAAGGCTGGCAAAGCTGGAAAATCAGGTGGTGGATTGATTGGCtaa
- the LOC124500192 gene encoding uncharacterized protein LOC124500192, translating into MTINGCHKRQTNIGHHHHYFNRLQITLSFIIIIIITTMTLAIEQQQQQQQSNNRTEMENQLTNDKFESHDNTFRQTINNHSNIEGDNNGEKKSSIICVEVAFVAITLLFMFSFIVYEIFCSGTSGGGGGVAGSPNEPEEQTQYMLCMSENAIYDYLLIFRVGCPSHGFDLNNSCIDFEILGQKDEMIGSPFRFDCSLLGDIVCGEMHCIIRRLTPMPTIQGIRASHSNRFHSTKTSKSSSIFFYEFELRDRTAASSADEKVVEFRLILDYIEFQPRIFRGFLPKNLNDDAMVGVYPEIPIIEMSMIEMAIFSCFTIVLSGTLCMLLEHSNFYLYKQQERQGSLYRSLQDLVFIGPVVLLVLFGNIFVYKYNIKRLATRYEYSVNQTSSDYMRYFAKSYLIFTGKLILACEAIIIYFGLKTSTTLSWYWFSSTTLTSTTVLGIWACVNKLNCMSKFYNNYANRFDSLISPTKVEMITAVSSSKQQLQQHYHQSKSDSVDMSANSSQSISYIEPKLINPKRTHATGTKHHSFSTLVANKKSIQKRIKTINASKLVAIKNNNKRIMHSKSNKSQRKRNKSIQ; encoded by the exons ATGACTATTAATGGCTGCCATaaaagacaaacaaacattggtcatcatcatcattattttaatcGATTACAAATCACgttatcattcatcatcattatcatcattaccacaATGACATTAGCaatagaacaacaacaacaacaacaacaatcgaataaTAGAACTGAGATGGAAAACCAACTAACTAATGACAAATTTGAATCACATGACAATACTTTTCGGCAAACAATAAATAACCATTCAAACATAGAGGGCGATAATAATGGAGAAAAGAAATCATCTATTATATGTGTAGAGGTGGCATTCGTAGCGATAACGTTGTTATTCATGTTCAGTTTTATTgtatatgaaattttttgctCTGGAAccagtggtggtggtggtggtgttgctGGTTCACCGAATGAACCGGAAGAACAGACACAGTACATGTTATGCATGTCCGAAAATGCCATTTACGATTATTTGCTCATATTTCGGGTTGGATGTCCTAGTCATGGTTTTGATCTTAACAATTCATGCATTGATTTCGAGATTCTAGGCCaaaaagatgaaatgattgGTAGTCCATTCAGATTTGATTGTTCACTTCTTGGTGACATTGTTTGCGGTGAAATGCATTGTATCATTAGACGATTAACACCTATGCCTACGATTCAAGGAATTCGTGCCAGTCATTCTAAtcgttttcattcaacaaaaacatcaaaatcatcgtcAATATTTTTCTATGAATTCGAACTACGTGATAGAACCGCCGCATCATCAGCTGATGAAAAAGTTGTCGAATTTCGTTTGATACTGGATTACATTGAATTTCAGCCACGGATATTCCGTGGTTTTCTACCAAAAAatcttaatgatgatgcaatgGTGGGCGTTTATCCGGAGATTccaatcattgaaatgtCCATGATTGAGatggcaattttttcttgtttcactATCGTTTTGAGTGGGACATTATGTATGCTATTGGAGCATagcaatttttatttgtacaaacaacaagaacgGCAAGGATCGTTGTATCGTTCATTACAGGATTTAGTATTTATTGGACCGGTCGTATTATTGGTGTTGTTTggcaatatttttgtttacaaataCAATATCAAACGTTTGGCAACACGATACGAATATTCGGTCAATCAAACAAGCAGTGATTATATGCGATACTTTGCCAAAAGTTATCTAATATTTACTGGCAAATTGATCTTAGCATGTGAAGCAATAATCATCTATTTTGGTTTGAAAACATCAACCACATTGTCATGGTATTGGTTTTCATCCACTACGCTCACTTCAACCACTGTATTGGGTATTTGGGCTTGTgttaataaattgaattgcaTGTCAAAATTCTACAATAACTATGctaatcgatttgattcattgattagtCCGACCAAAGTGGAAATGATTACGGCTGTTTCTAGCtccaaacaacaattacaacaacattatcatcaatcaaaaagtGATTCTGTCGATATGAGTGCTAATTCTAGCCAATCAATATCGTACATTGAACctaaattaatcaatccaAAAAGGACACATGCAACAG GTACCAAACATCATTCTTTTTCGACATTGGTTGCCAataaaaaatccattcaGAAACGAATTAAAACGATAAATGCATCAAAATTGGTGGccataaaaaacaataataaaagaataaTGCATTCAAAAAGCAATAAAAGCCAAAGGAAACGGAATAAAAGCAtccaatga
- the LOC124500177 gene encoding nose resistant to fluoxetine protein 6, translated as MAIISYNMATMKIHLLVVVWIVFSYVVMTIGQLAVNNNNDETTTFQSTTIDDRNLTESSINKSVVTTTVESVDRDLPTNFDNSTAESIENEHLESEDNENDDDDDDDEEEDYDTNEPVKSTTVENVEEDSDDYYNRGDEDDDDDDDEEYEEPGCTVKTLLENMNLTAMLPQDGDVLRQEYDQYMLSDDPLQIRTAPSANHTFQRLNRLVNWFRDVANQQQVRAGLTNFLHQNFDIFLNLELDSTCINSIISILVAIRKNEPWALKFIDSAPKIPSGIMNGVSSFLGSFDECISIENPSSLSESYTGQYCAVKPLLPLPATEVAYNYDQQQSSDQQIERLMRFYTAYNVQHYFQTNPVLKFVELMKSNKGRVTNFGICLPSTCNARQLEIALNKFLYPIIGIPLEIQDSSCWTKNKTNNYWLQLDGYAQFAILTISVLVVLVGAATLYDLHPWLVGNFLIDHDNRMPDHNRNVQQPSDNDKLVAINTIVEIFSAVGNTRRLFDVSPNRLMVLDTIRLFIVAIIGLCNAFYLTPLTSLLHNIASSVPNELLISQKYFLIRAPILLNDGLLIIAGALFVRSIFRHLVQPHDLFTYLIFFVRRWIRLTSPLFGSILFLYLLPSAGYGPLWSRVGEILLPACKSPSSMASTLFHFSNWNFVRANYTNDDCYLVCNPDTWFVSIIFQLNLAFFLIVLLMYESPKKGLRMLIIMIIGSILLNISPRLFLANTRTYYEMMRQPSLWHARRSFYLYHQNIIQYLGSFSIGLLLGYAIIVNDNISKDPKSNNHHRQQRKIIIYNGLAIIGLFMPFIWVNQFFGQDDSPNELSVLFFFSIGRFIFGLSFGWIIYASVANKSPFIYKCLTPLSIQPIARLSFVIFLVQPLVQYQRMYSHKETYVMTFRRTIENYSCDFSISVVLGYFLYLLFEAPAHRFNIVCQRWIQQPDDIIIDGNNRVENRPKYWCEDATPSLTLNADHHSSNVKVEDGQNGEHNNGIISIRF; from the exons ATGGCCATCATTTCATATAATATGGCAACGATGAAAATACatttgttggttgttgtttggatTGTTTTCAGCTATGTTGTGATGACCATTGGACAATTAGccgttaataataataatgatgagacGACAACATTTCAATCGACCACTATTGATGATAGAAATTTGACCGAATCATCCATTAATAAATCTGTGGTGACAACAACAGTCGAATCAGTTGATCGAGATTTACCaacaaattttgataattctACAGCCGAaagcattgaaaatgaacatttaGAAAGCGAAGATAATGaaaacgacgatgatgatgatgatgatgaggaagaAGATTATGATACAAATGAACCAGTAAAATCAACTACTGTTGAGAATGTTGAAGAAGATTcggatgattattataaccgaggtgatgaagatgatgatgatgatgatgatgaggaataTGAAGAACCTGGATGTACTGTGAAAACATTGCTAGAAAACATGAATTTGACGGCCATGCTTCCACAAGATGGTGATGTGCTTAGACAAGAATATGATCAATACATGTTAAGCGATGATCCATTACAAATACGTACTGCACCATCTGCTAATCATACATTTCAACGATTAAATCGTTTGGTCAATTGGTTTCGTGATGTTgccaatcaacaacaagttcGTGCTGGTCTCActaattttcttcatcaaaattttgacatttttcttAATTTGGAACTGGATTCCACTTGTATTAATTCGATCATTTCGATTTTGGTGGCCATCCGAAAGAATGAACCATGGGCACTCAAAT TTATTGATTCGGCACCGAAAATTCCTTCCGGCATAATGAATGGTGTGAGTTCGTTTTTAGGCAGTTTTGATGAATGTATCTCGATTGAAAATCCATCATCGTTATCGGAATCATACACTGGACAGTATTGTGCTGTGAAACCATTGCTACCATTGCCTGCAACAGAAGTGGCCTATAActatgatcaacaacaatcgtcTGATCAACAGATTGAACGTTTAATGCGATTCTATACGGCGTACAATGTACAGCATTATTTCCAGACCAATCCTGTGCTCAAATTTGTTGAACtaatgaaatcaaacaaaGGACGTGTCACTAATTTCGGTATTTGTCTGCCAAGCACTTGTAATGCTCGCCAATTGGAAATTGCTCTCAACAAGT TTCTTTATCCTATTATCGGAATTCCATTGGAGATACAGGATTCTTCATGTTGGACAAAGAACAAAACCAACAATTATTGGCTTCAATTGGATGGCTACGCTCAATTTGCAAT ATTAACAATCAGCGTTCTGGTCGTATTGGTCGGTGCAGCCACTCTTTATGACTTACATCCATGGTTGGTTGGAAATTTTCTgattgatcatgataatagaATGCCAGATCATAATCGAAATGTGCAGCAACCATCTGACAACGATAAACTTGTGGCTATCAATACGATCGTTGAGATATTTTCGGCTGTGGGCAACACACGCAGATTATTTGATGTTTCACCTAATCGTTTGATGGTGTTGGACACCATACGTTTGTTCATCGTTGCCATTATTGGTCTGTGTAATGCATTCTATTTGACACCATTAACGTCGTTGTTGCATAACATTGCCAGTTCGGTTCCAAACGAACTATTGATCAGTCAAAAATATTTCTTGATTCGTGCACCCATTTTACTCAATGATGGCCTATTGATCATAGCAGGTGCATTGTTTGTCCGAAGTATATTCAGACATCTAGTTCAACCTCATGATTTGTTCACTTATCTAATCTTTTTTGTACGACGATGGATTCGACTAACATCGCCATTGTTTGGTTCAATACTATTTTTGTATCTGTTACCATCAGCCGGATATGGGCCATTATGGTCCCGAGTTGGTGAAATCTTGTTACCGGCTTGCAagtcaccatcatcaatggcatctacattgtttcatttcagcAATTGGAATTTTGTACGTGCAAATtacacaaatgatgattgctaTTTGGTG TGCAATCCAGATACGTGGTTTGTCTCGATCATTTTCCAGCTGAATTTGGCATTCTTTCTGATCGTTTTGCTCATGTATGAATCTCCGAAAAAAGGTCTTCGAAtgttgatcataatgatcattggCAGTATATTGTTGAATATATCTCCACGACTGTTTTTGGCCAACACTCGTACCTATTATGAGATGATGAGACAACCATCACTTTGGCATGCTCGTCGTAGTTTCTATCTCTATCATCAGAACATTATTCAATATCTTGGATCATTCAGCATTGGATTGTTGCTTGGCTATGCGATCATtgtcaatgataatattagCAAAGATCCTAAATCGAACAATCACCATCGTCAACAGCggaaaataatcatttataATGGATTGGCAATTATCGGTTTGTTCATGCCATTCATTTGggttaatcaattttttggcCAAGATGACAGTCCTAATGAGCTATCggtattgtttttcttttccattggtcgtttcatttttggtttgtCGTTTGGTTGGATCATCTACGCGTCTGTTGCCAATAAATCAC CATTCATCTACAAATGTTTGACACCATTGTCAATTCAACCGATTGCAAGATTGTCGTTTGTTATATTTCTGGTACAGCCATTGGTTCAATATCAACGAATGTATTCACACAAAGAAACTTATGTGATGACATTTCGAAGAACG atTGAAAATTACTCATGCGATTTCAGCATCAGTGTTGTACTTGGATATTTTCTTTACTTATTGTTTGAAGCACCGGCTCATCGTTTCAATATTGTTTGTCAACGATGGATTCAACAACCAGATGACATTATAATTGATGGCAATAATAGGGTCGAAAATCGGCCAAAATATTGGTGTGAAGATGCGACACcatcattgacattgaatgctgatcatcattcgagCAATGTGAAAGTAGAAGATGGCCAGAATGGTGAACATAATAATGGTATCATTTCGATTCGTTTTTAA
- the LOC124500263 gene encoding uncharacterized protein LOC124500263 gives MVKKIVSNIEKIHQIISETVWLVPHYRHLIRDCYGHQSVLDAHHGEIIIVHRTFWHNWFPSLWALFVGITWGFYFCYPEWCTQYQFWVVVKLYPPASEIYTAAMVVVWSGVIISTALYGLSTDVKDFQYLLILDMNKKNMKNFGFNQNELNELKQFQRRLLAPFALFAYISSIFGSTGQFFQVLDRHLWKDNNIVLVITWFFGFQFWAMYATSCIHVTPGLIIIIHRYIHMKQKQIKKKMNNLTNQLRTGSRNFSTRKSILLMRKYLQLQIQLDHLQHYCQRYDQQTKRLLTILWSGYILLSTYLTYVIFLTSIPPEYLPLYYLLFFTHSSLLLLLTYTASKVSHQNRLFNRWNRHTLYSILTTLSSWRKMWKHQLILLSIDNINSIQCSHDSGFSLTNGYVITWNSYIYIFHNISSFFFLIFNRLLNE, from the exons ATGGTTAAAAAGATTGTAtccaatattgaaaaaattcaccagATAATTTCGGAAACAGTATGGCTTGTACCACATTATCGTCATTTAATTCGAGATTGTTATGGCCATCAATCAGTGCTGGATGCCCATCATGGTGAAATAATCATTGTTCATAGAACATTTTGGCATAATTGGTTTCCATCATTATGGGCATTGTTTGTCGGTATTACATggggattttatttttgttatccAGAATGGTGTACACAATATCAATTTTGGGTTGTCGTAAAACTTTATCCACCAGCATCGGAAATCTACACCGCAGCCATGGTTGTCGTATGGTCCGGTGTAATCATATCGACAGCATTGTATGGACTAAGTACTGATGTCAAAGATTTCCAATATCTTTTAATATTGGAcatgaataagaaaaatatgaaaaattttg gtttcaatcaaaatgaattgaatgaattgaaacaatttcaacGTCGATTATTGGCTCCATTTGCATTATTTGCATATATAAGTTCAATTTTCGGTTCAACGGGGCAATTTTTTCAGGTTTTAGATAGACATTTATGGAAAGATAATAACATTGTTTTGGTAATTACATGGTTTTttggatttcaattttggGCCATGTATGCCACTTCATGTATACATGTTACTCCTGGactaataattatcatacaTCGATATATACACatgaaacagaaacaaatcaagaaaaaaatgaataatttaacCAATCAACTACGAACTGGAAGCCGAAATTTTTCCACTagaaaatcaatattattgatgaGAAAATATTTACAACTACAAATACAACTTGATCATTTACAACATTATTGTCAACGATATGATCAACAAACTAAACGTTTGTTGACCATTCTTTGGTCCGGTTATATATTGTTAAGTACATATTTGACatatgtaatttttttaacaTCAATACCACCAGAATATCTACCATTGTATTATCTTTTATTCTTcacacattcatcattattattattgttaacaTATACGGCATCCAAAGTATCACATCAAAATCGTCTATTTAATCGTTGGAATCGTCATacattatattcaatattaacaacattatcatcatggcGTAAAATGTGGAAACAtcaattaatattattatcgatcgaTAATATAAATTCCATACAATGTAGCCATGATTCTGGATTCTCATTGACCAATGGTTATGTTATCACATGGAATTCATATATCTAT aTATTCCATAATATTAGctcatttttcttcttgattttcaatcgattattgaatgaatga